The following are encoded together in the Saliniramus fredricksonii genome:
- a CDS encoding NAD-dependent epimerase, whose product MRRICRLGTGSMNVTTTRTALVTGVAGFIGFHLARRLLADGWVVIGIDGMTDYYDVRLKQARLTQLRGAGGEGTNAFRFHEVMLEDAARIAEIFGEAKPDTVVHLAAQAGVRYSLENPRAYIDSNLTGTFNVMEGVRESAPRHFLAASTSSVYGANTEMPFGETDRTDHPITLYAATKKANEAMLHSYAHLWNLPTTAFRFFTVYGPWGRPDMALFKFVKAILAGEPIDIYGEGRMKRDFTYIDDLIESVTRLIETPPEAGKPVEGIDDSLSPAAPWRVVNIGGGQPVGLLPFIETIERELGREAIRNMLPMQKGDVRETVASADLLQALTGYRPGTTVEEGVQRFVAWYRDYYAIG is encoded by the coding sequence ATGCGCCGTATCTGCCGACTGGGCACGGGATCAATGAACGTCACCACCACACGCACCGCACTCGTCACCGGCGTTGCCGGTTTCATCGGCTTCCACCTCGCGCGCCGCCTCCTTGCCGATGGCTGGGTGGTGATCGGCATTGACGGGATGACCGATTATTACGATGTGCGCCTCAAGCAGGCGCGGCTGACCCAGTTGCGCGGCGCGGGCGGCGAGGGCACCAACGCCTTCCGTTTCCATGAGGTGATGCTGGAGGACGCCGCGCGCATTGCGGAGATCTTCGGCGAGGCAAAGCCGGATACGGTGGTGCATCTCGCAGCCCAGGCCGGCGTGCGCTATTCGCTGGAAAATCCGCGCGCCTATATCGATTCGAATCTCACCGGGACCTTCAACGTCATGGAGGGCGTGCGCGAGAGCGCGCCGCGGCATTTCCTCGCCGCCTCGACGAGCTCCGTCTACGGCGCCAACACCGAAATGCCGTTCGGCGAGACGGATCGTACCGATCATCCGATCACGCTCTATGCGGCCACCAAGAAAGCCAATGAGGCGATGCTGCATTCTTATGCGCATCTGTGGAACCTGCCGACGACGGCGTTTCGCTTTTTCACCGTCTATGGCCCCTGGGGCCGCCCGGACATGGCTTTGTTCAAATTCGTCAAGGCCATCCTCGCGGGCGAGCCGATCGATATCTATGGCGAAGGTCGCATGAAGCGTGACTTCACCTATATCGACGATCTGATCGAATCCGTCACCCGCCTGATCGAGACCCCGCCGGAGGCGGGCAAGCCCGTGGAGGGCATCGATGATTCGCTCTCCCCTGCCGCGCCCTGGCGCGTGGTCAATATCGGCGGTGGTCAGCCGGTGGGGCTCCTGCCCTTCATCGAGACCATCGAGCGCGAGCTCGGCCGCGAGGCGATCCGCAACATGCTGCCCATGCAGAAAGGCGATGTGCGCGAAACCGTCGCCTCCGCCGATCTGCTCCAGGCCCTGACCGGCTATCGCCCCGGGACAACGGTCGAGGAAGGCGTGCAGCGTTTCGTGGCCTGGTATCGGGACTATTACGCGATCGGGTGA
- the recN gene encoding DNA repair protein RecN: protein MLVQLSIRDIVLIDRLELQFDAGLSVLTGETGAGKSILLDAFALALGGRGDGSLVRHGESQGQITAVFDIATNHPARAVAAEADIDTEGDLILRRMQMADGRTRAFINDQAVSVQVLRAVGTRLVEIHGQHDDRAMIDPATHRAILDAYGGHESAVAAVRDAAATVSQARKALDTQRARIEKARRDADYLRHAVEELDALAPQPGEEAELATRRQEMMQAEKVTTELSEAQDVLTGQASPVPAISAALRRLERRTEQAPQLIEPSVRALDAVLVACDEARDALEQALRDAQFDPRELENVEERLFALRAAGRKYDVLPDDLADLRARFAADVATIDAGEEELASREAALAQAEAGYREAAQRLSAARAKTAATLDAAVERELPPLKLERARFITHITVDEQSRDASGFDRVEFWAQTNPGTRAGPMMKVASGGELSRFMLALKVVLADRGSAPTLVFDEIDTGVGGAVADAIGQRLARLAASTQVMAVTHAPQVAARAERHFLIAKESIAEEERVATRVAPLIEESRREEIARMLAGATITSEARAAAIKLLEGALARH from the coding sequence ATGCTGGTTCAGCTCTCGATCCGCGACATCGTCCTGATCGACCGGCTCGAGCTCCAGTTCGATGCCGGGCTGAGCGTGCTCACCGGCGAGACGGGTGCGGGCAAGTCAATCCTGCTCGACGCCTTCGCCCTTGCTTTGGGCGGGCGCGGTGACGGGTCGCTCGTACGCCATGGTGAATCGCAGGGACAGATTACCGCCGTCTTCGATATCGCCACGAACCATCCTGCGCGTGCTGTCGCGGCAGAGGCGGATATCGATACCGAGGGCGACCTGATCCTGCGTCGGATGCAGATGGCGGATGGGCGTACCCGGGCCTTCATCAATGATCAGGCGGTCAGCGTCCAGGTTCTGCGCGCGGTTGGCACGAGACTGGTCGAGATCCACGGCCAGCATGATGACCGCGCCATGATCGATCCGGCCACACACCGCGCGATTCTCGACGCCTATGGCGGGCATGAATCCGCCGTCGCCGCCGTACGCGACGCAGCCGCCACCGTGTCGCAGGCGCGCAAGGCGCTCGACACGCAGCGCGCGCGGATCGAGAAGGCGCGCCGTGACGCCGATTATCTGCGCCATGCCGTCGAGGAGCTCGACGCGCTTGCGCCGCAACCCGGCGAGGAGGCCGAACTGGCTACCCGGCGACAGGAGATGATGCAGGCCGAGAAGGTCACCACCGAACTCTCCGAAGCCCAGGACGTCCTCACCGGCCAGGCCTCTCCCGTCCCCGCGATCTCCGCTGCCCTGCGCCGCCTGGAGCGGCGCACCGAGCAGGCGCCGCAGCTGATCGAGCCGAGCGTGCGCGCGCTCGATGCCGTGCTCGTCGCCTGTGACGAGGCGCGTGATGCGCTCGAACAGGCGCTGCGCGATGCGCAATTCGACCCGCGCGAGCTCGAGAATGTCGAAGAGCGGCTTTTCGCCCTGCGCGCAGCCGGCCGCAAATACGACGTTCTGCCCGATGATCTCGCCGATCTGCGCGCGCGTTTCGCCGCAGATGTCGCCACAATCGATGCCGGCGAAGAGGAACTCGCCTCCCGCGAGGCTGCGCTGGCGCAGGCCGAGGCCGGATACCGCGAAGCTGCACAACGCCTGAGCGCCGCCCGGGCGAAGACGGCTGCGACGCTCGATGCCGCCGTCGAGAGAGAATTGCCGCCGCTCAAGCTGGAGCGCGCGCGCTTCATCACGCATATCACGGTCGATGAACAGTCGCGTGATGCCAGCGGCTTCGACCGGGTCGAATTCTGGGCCCAGACCAATCCCGGAACGCGCGCCGGACCGATGATGAAGGTCGCTTCCGGCGGTGAGCTGTCGCGCTTCATGCTGGCCTTGAAGGTCGTGCTGGCGGATCGGGGCTCCGCGCCGACCCTCGTCTTCGACGAAATCGATACCGGCGTCGGGGGCGCCGTGGCGGATGCGATCGGCCAACGCCTCGCGCGCCTCGCCGCAAGCACACAGGTGATGGCCGTCACCCACGCCCCGCAGGTCGCAGCGCGCGCCGAACGTCATTTCCTCATCGCCAAGGAATCCATCGCCGAGGAAGAGCGGGTGGCGACGCGCGTCGCACCGCTCATCGAGGAAAGCCGCCGCGAGGAAATCGCCCGTATGCTGGCCGGCGCCACCATCACCAGCGAAGCCCGCGCCGCCGCCATCAAGCTCCTCGAAGGCGCCCTCGCCCGGCACTAG
- a CDS encoding outer membrane protein assembly factor BamD, with amino-acid sequence MSFANAFFGAKAGISRALVVAGLGLALAGCDTMTSLNPFDRAERYTPEIIEQKPAEELYNEGLARIESRDYQRAVESFTDLEDQYPVSDWARKALVMKAFAYYSANAYDDAIGVAQGYLRQYPGSEDAAYAQYIMAMAYYDQIPDITRDQERTQRAILAFQELIDRYPDSEYVEDAEAKLLLAYDQLAGKEMEVGRYYLNQRNYTGAINRFRNVVSEYQTTRHVEEALSRLTEAYFALGITDEAQTAAAVLGHNFPESRWYRDAYVLLESGGLEPRENRQSWISRAFADFTRGLISF; translated from the coding sequence ATGTCTTTCGCGAATGCGTTTTTCGGCGCAAAAGCGGGTATCTCCCGCGCGCTCGTCGTCGCTGGTCTGGGGCTCGCCCTTGCCGGCTGCGATACCATGACGTCGCTCAATCCGTTCGATCGCGCGGAGCGTTACACGCCCGAGATCATCGAGCAGAAGCCGGCGGAGGAACTCTACAATGAGGGCCTCGCCCGGATCGAGAGCCGGGATTACCAGCGCGCTGTCGAGAGCTTCACCGATCTCGAGGACCAGTATCCGGTCTCGGACTGGGCGAGAAAAGCGCTGGTGATGAAGGCCTTCGCCTATTACAGCGCCAACGCCTATGATGACGCGATCGGCGTGGCACAGGGCTATCTGCGCCAGTATCCGGGCAGCGAAGATGCAGCCTATGCGCAATACATCATGGCCATGGCCTATTACGACCAGATCCCGGATATCACGCGTGATCAGGAACGCACACAGCGTGCCATCCTCGCATTCCAGGAACTGATCGATCGCTATCCTGACTCGGAATATGTCGAGGATGCCGAAGCCAAGCTGTTGCTTGCCTATGATCAGCTGGCCGGCAAGGAGATGGAGGTCGGGCGCTACTATCTGAACCAGCGCAATTATACCGGCGCGATCAACCGCTTCCGCAATGTGGTCTCCGAGTATCAGACGACGCGCCATGTCGAGGAGGCGCTCTCGCGCCTGACCGAGGCGTATTTCGCGCTCGGAATCACTGACGAAGCGCAGACGGCGGCTGCGGTTCTGGGGCATAATTTCCCGGAGAGTCGCTGGTATCGCGATGCCTATGTGCTGCTCGAATCAGGTGGACTGGAGCCGCGCGAGAACCGGCAATCATGGATCAGCCGTGCCTTCGCCGATTTCACGCGCGGCCTGATCAGTTTCTAG
- the lpxC gene encoding UDP-3-O-acyl-N-acetylglucosamine deacetylase, with product MKQTHQITLASSTVVSGIGVHSGDSVKMALHPADADHGIVFLRTNLPNGVDRLIDARHMNVAATELCTVVGDRNTGAVATIEHLMATLSGLGVDNVLVEIDGPELPIVDGSAAPFVDAIDAVGLVATEAPRRALRIRRPVRVDAGKAFAELTPHDAPLRLDVEIDFADSAIGRQRWVHESHPRAFRRDIARARTFGFMRDVEHLWKAGFALGASLDNTVALSEDGVVNPEGLRFPDEFVRHKLLDAIGDLALAGHPILGAYRSYCGGHRLNYAVLEALFSDRANYELVELAPRREHAASNVGAPAFGNSLR from the coding sequence ATGAAACAAACGCATCAGATCACGCTGGCCTCCTCGACTGTCGTTTCGGGGATCGGGGTTCATTCCGGCGACAGTGTGAAGATGGCTCTCCACCCTGCCGATGCTGATCACGGTATCGTATTCCTTCGTACCAATCTCCCAAACGGCGTTGATCGCCTGATCGATGCGCGGCACATGAATGTCGCGGCGACGGAGCTGTGCACCGTCGTCGGCGACCGCAATACCGGTGCCGTCGCCACGATCGAGCATCTGATGGCGACCCTGTCCGGGCTCGGTGTCGACAACGTGCTGGTCGAGATCGACGGTCCGGAGCTCCCCATTGTGGATGGCAGTGCCGCGCCCTTCGTCGATGCGATTGATGCGGTCGGCCTCGTTGCCACCGAGGCGCCGCGCCGAGCCCTGCGCATTCGCCGCCCCGTGCGGGTCGATGCCGGCAAGGCCTTCGCGGAACTTACGCCGCATGACGCGCCCCTGCGCCTCGATGTCGAGATCGACTTCGCCGATTCCGCAATCGGCCGGCAGCGCTGGGTGCATGAATCCCATCCCCGGGCCTTCCGCCGTGATATTGCCCGCGCCCGCACCTTTGGCTTCATGCGCGATGTCGAACATCTGTGGAAAGCCGGCTTTGCGCTCGGCGCCTCGCTCGACAACACGGTCGCGCTCTCTGAAGATGGCGTCGTCAATCCGGAAGGCCTGCGCTTTCCCGACGAGTTCGTTCGCCACAAGCTGCTTGATGCGATCGGCGATCTCGCCCTTGCCGGCCATCCGATTCTTGGCGCCTATCGCTCCTATTGCGGCGGTCACCGCCTCAATTACGCCGTTCTCGAAGCCTTGTTCTCGGATCGCGCCAATTATGAACTGGTGGAGCTCGCACCGCGCCGTGAACATGCTGCGAGCAATGTCGGCGCACCGGCCTTCGGCAATTCCCTGCGCTGA
- the ftsZ gene encoding cell division protein FtsZ, whose translation MAISLQAPEIRELKPHITVFGVGGAGGNAVNNMIESGLQGVDFVVANTDAQALTSSKAQRLIQMGIAVTEGLGAGSQPDIGRAAAEEVIDEIRDQLSGAHMAFITAGMGGGTGTGAAPVIAQAAREMGILTVGVVTKPFQFEGSRRMRLAESGIQELQQSVDTLIVIPNQNLFRVANEKTTFADAFAMADQVLYSGVACITDLMVKEGLINLDFADVRAIMRGMGKAMMGTGEASGDDRAMTAAAAAIANPLLDDVSMRGARGLLISITGGPDLTLYEVDEAATRIREEVDSEANIILGATFDEGLEGVIRVSVVATGIDHEVGVDAGEVTATEQRIAEVAERLRAEARARAAQAAAQRSLVQGNKSAEASPVAPAQPAPAAQPVGEAPAARAPAEPADDSAKPEAAAPTPRPDPSEAVAQALAEPAAQPRGEANPPQQEQVRAQQPAPQAPVARFAPVAEQAPAAQAAAQPAPQPAAPQMPPVAANAPVSGASSEMPHSAGQQGHDAPFMPPQPEQVLRAPRMPRVDELPVPAQNQIRAHHEAEGKRPSLLQRLATVGFGRREENQQPVHGHDHGNEYGHDHGYQPEPAPRHEHSAHAGAMPAAAPSAQAQATRQAAAQPQPQPQSQAPVQRPAAPGMSPAHAEFAKRPAAPQGYRPAQGQLDAHGRGQAPARSLDDDQLEIPAFLRRQAQ comes from the coding sequence ATGGCAATCAGTCTGCAAGCTCCGGAAATCCGGGAACTCAAGCCGCACATCACCGTCTTCGGCGTCGGCGGCGCGGGCGGCAATGCGGTCAACAACATGATCGAATCGGGGCTTCAGGGCGTCGATTTCGTCGTGGCGAATACCGACGCCCAGGCGCTGACCTCGTCCAAGGCACAGCGTCTCATCCAGATGGGCATCGCCGTGACCGAGGGTCTCGGCGCCGGCTCGCAGCCCGATATCGGGCGCGCGGCGGCGGAAGAGGTGATCGACGAGATTCGCGATCAGCTCTCGGGTGCGCATATGGCCTTCATCACCGCCGGGATGGGCGGCGGGACGGGCACGGGTGCCGCCCCGGTCATCGCCCAGGCGGCCCGCGAGATGGGCATCCTCACGGTTGGCGTGGTGACCAAGCCCTTCCAGTTCGAGGGCTCGCGCCGCATGCGCCTGGCCGAATCGGGCATTCAGGAACTGCAGCAATCCGTCGACACGCTGATCGTGATTCCCAATCAGAACCTGTTCCGCGTCGCCAACGAGAAAACCACCTTCGCCGATGCCTTCGCCATGGCCGACCAGGTGCTCTATTCCGGCGTGGCCTGCATCACCGACCTGATGGTCAAGGAAGGCCTGATCAATCTCGACTTCGCCGATGTCCGCGCCATCATGCGCGGCATGGGCAAGGCGATGATGGGCACCGGCGAGGCCAGCGGTGACGATCGCGCCATGACCGCTGCTGCAGCGGCGATCGCCAATCCGCTGCTCGACGACGTGTCGATGCGTGGCGCGCGTGGCCTGCTGATCTCCATCACCGGCGGTCCGGACCTGACGCTCTACGAAGTCGATGAAGCCGCCACGCGCATCCGCGAGGAGGTCGATTCGGAAGCCAACATCATCCTCGGCGCGACCTTCGACGAAGGCCTCGAGGGCGTGATTCGTGTCTCCGTCGTGGCGACGGGAATCGACCACGAAGTCGGTGTCGATGCCGGTGAGGTGACCGCCACCGAGCAGCGCATCGCGGAAGTCGCCGAGCGTCTGCGTGCCGAGGCCCGCGCCCGTGCTGCCCAGGCGGCGGCGCAGCGTTCGCTGGTTCAGGGCAACAAGTCCGCCGAAGCCTCTCCCGTCGCGCCTGCGCAGCCCGCTCCCGCCGCGCAACCGGTCGGGGAAGCGCCGGCTGCACGGGCTCCGGCCGAGCCGGCGGATGATTCGGCCAAACCGGAGGCCGCCGCACCGACACCCCGCCCCGATCCGTCTGAGGCTGTGGCGCAGGCGCTCGCCGAACCTGCGGCTCAGCCGCGCGGTGAAGCGAACCCGCCGCAGCAGGAACAGGTCCGTGCGCAACAGCCCGCACCGCAGGCGCCGGTCGCACGCTTCGCCCCCGTGGCCGAGCAGGCTCCCGCAGCGCAGGCCGCAGCGCAGCCCGCGCCTCAACCTGCTGCGCCGCAGATGCCCCCTGTCGCAGCCAATGCGCCGGTCTCCGGAGCCTCGTCCGAAATGCCTCATTCGGCCGGGCAGCAGGGTCACGATGCGCCCTTCATGCCGCCACAGCCCGAGCAGGTGCTGCGGGCACCGCGCATGCCGCGTGTGGACGAATTGCCGGTCCCGGCGCAGAACCAGATCCGGGCGCACCATGAGGCCGAGGGCAAGCGCCCGAGCCTGTTGCAGCGTCTGGCCACGGTCGGTTTCGGACGCCGTGAGGAGAATCAGCAGCCGGTGCACGGCCATGATCATGGCAATGAATACGGGCATGATCACGGGTATCAGCCGGAGCCGGCGCCGCGTCATGAGCATTCGGCTCATGCCGGCGCGATGCCCGCAGCTGCGCCGAGCGCACAGGCTCAGGCGACCCGGCAGGCTGCCGCACAGCCGCAGCCCCAGCCCCAGTCCCAGGCCCCGGTACAGCGCCCGGCCGCGCCCGGCATGTCGCCGGCCCATGCGGAATTCGCCAAACGTCCGGCGGCGCCGCAGGGATATCGTCCGGCTCAGGGGCAGCTCGACGCCCATGGCCGCGGCCAGGCCCCGGCACGCAGCCTCGATGACGATCAACTGGAAATTCCGGCTTTCCTGCGCAGACAGGCGCAGTGA
- the ftsA gene encoding cell division protein FtsA, with protein MSPTNPLNQSMTPRLKPLPPRRSTMLSVLDIGTTKVVCIVAQLQPWEGIETLRRRSHLVRVVGIGHHRSQGLKGGVVVDLEAAENAIRQAVHAAERMARVEIQSVILGLSGARLGSQHFEARISVRGGPVGEEDRARVLRLAATDGIAQDRIAVHALPTRYSLDAQTDIADPSGMIGDNLGVALHVVSAQSAAVRNLMLAVERCHLGVEAVVASPFAAGLSALADDESEMGAVVIDCGGGATGISVFENGHLAHVDAFAVGGHHVTMDIARGLSTGIAAAERLKLVHGSAMADPADERDLFTVPQIGDEERSATTHLPKSQLVKIVQPRIEEILELARDRLAAVGFTPRPGRRVVLTGGASQLAGLPQQAARILEGQVRIGRPLGIKALPEAAKGPAFAAATGLLVYPQIAHEEYFDMRNGGFFAGTGTDGYLSRVGRWLRESF; from the coding sequence ATGAGCCCGACCAACCCCCTGAACCAGAGCATGACGCCGCGTCTGAAACCCTTGCCACCGCGGCGCTCCACCATGCTCTCCGTGCTCGATATCGGCACCACGAAGGTGGTCTGCATCGTCGCCCAGCTCCAGCCCTGGGAAGGGATCGAGACCCTGCGCCGGCGCAGCCATCTGGTGCGCGTCGTCGGGATCGGTCATCACCGTTCGCAAGGCCTCAAGGGCGGCGTCGTCGTCGATCTGGAAGCGGCGGAGAACGCGATCCGCCAGGCGGTACATGCCGCCGAGCGCATGGCGCGGGTGGAAATCCAGTCGGTGATTCTCGGCCTGTCGGGCGCGCGCCTCGGTTCGCAGCATTTCGAGGCCCGGATCTCGGTACGCGGCGGCCCGGTCGGCGAGGAGGATCGCGCCCGGGTGCTGCGTCTGGCGGCGACGGACGGGATCGCGCAGGATCGCATCGCCGTCCACGCCCTGCCGACGCGCTACAGCCTCGACGCGCAGACCGACATCGCCGATCCTTCCGGCATGATCGGCGACAATCTCGGCGTCGCCCTTCATGTGGTTTCGGCCCAGTCGGCAGCGGTGCGCAATCTCATGCTCGCGGTGGAGCGTTGCCATCTCGGGGTCGAGGCCGTGGTCGCTTCGCCGTTTGCCGCAGGGCTCTCCGCCCTCGCTGATGATGAGAGCGAAATGGGGGCCGTGGTGATCGATTGCGGTGGCGGCGCGACCGGGATTTCCGTGTTCGAGAACGGCCATCTGGCCCATGTCGATGCTTTTGCGGTGGGTGGCCATCACGTCACCATGGATATTGCGCGCGGGCTCTCCACCGGCATCGCGGCGGCCGAACGGCTCAAGCTGGTGCACGGATCGGCCATGGCCGATCCAGCCGATGAGCGCGACCTTTTCACGGTGCCGCAGATCGGCGACGAGGAGCGCAGCGCCACGACGCATCTGCCGAAATCGCAGCTGGTGAAGATCGTCCAGCCGCGTATCGAGGAAATTCTGGAACTGGCGCGCGACCGCCTCGCCGCCGTGGGTTTCACACCGCGCCCGGGTCGGCGCGTGGTGCTCACCGGAGGCGCGTCACAGCTGGCCGGGCTGCCGCAACAGGCCGCCCGCATTCTCGAGGGGCAGGTCCGCATCGGCCGCCCCCTCGGCATCAAGGCCCTGCCAGAAGCTGCGAAAGGCCCGGCCTTCGCGGCGGCGACGGGGCTGCTGGTCTATCCGCAGATCGCGCATGAAGAATATTTCGACATGCGCAATGGCGGATTTTTCGCAGGAACCGGAACCGACGGCTATCTCTCGCGGGTAGGGCGCTGGCTGCGGGAGAGTTTCTAG
- a CDS encoding cell division protein FtsQ/DivIB has protein sequence MDGRGRQFEPLKTGATGRADARARQAPGETGTGPGRRVLQRLASLTFGALPFTRYRDPARRSRPRNALERLERQLPRFVGLWLALGFFGTTAVTGLAASGQISQFFEERGRPHHIAAQIFGFGISEIAMTGLIQLREREILNAAGIDPRVALPFLNVTTARESLESLPLVRSATVRKLYPDGVVINVVEREPFALWQVDGDVYVIAMDGEVIDYFRPDPRYLPLPQVVGEGAQARLAEYFELIDAAGALSQRIRAGTLVAERRWTLKLDNGMDVRLPEDEPVEALQRLARLDAEHDLLEKDVIAIDLRMPDRVVVRLTAESWSAYEAEMRKRPLRGREVRT, from the coding sequence ATGGATGGTCGAGGACGCCAGTTTGAACCGCTGAAGACCGGTGCGACCGGTCGCGCGGATGCGCGTGCGCGGCAGGCTCCGGGTGAGACCGGAACCGGCCCCGGGCGGCGCGTGCTGCAGCGTCTCGCCTCGCTGACCTTCGGCGCGCTTCCCTTCACCCGCTATCGCGACCCTGCGCGCCGGTCCCGTCCGCGCAATGCGCTGGAACGGCTGGAGCGGCAATTGCCGCGTTTCGTCGGCCTGTGGCTCGCACTCGGATTCTTCGGCACCACTGCCGTGACCGGCCTCGCCGCAAGCGGACAGATATCGCAGTTCTTCGAGGAGCGCGGACGCCCGCATCATATCGCTGCGCAGATCTTCGGTTTCGGCATCTCCGAGATCGCCATGACCGGCCTGATCCAGCTGCGCGAGCGCGAAATCCTCAATGCTGCGGGGATCGACCCCCGCGTCGCCCTGCCCTTTCTCAACGTCACGACGGCGCGCGAATCACTCGAATCGCTGCCGCTCGTGCGCAGCGCCACCGTGCGCAAGCTTTACCCTGACGGCGTCGTCATCAATGTGGTCGAACGCGAACCCTTCGCCCTGTGGCAGGTGGATGGCGACGTCTATGTCATCGCCATGGATGGGGAGGTGATCGACTATTTCCGCCCCGATCCGCGCTATCTGCCGCTGCCGCAGGTCGTCGGTGAAGGTGCGCAGGCGCGTCTTGCGGAATATTTCGAACTGATCGATGCCGCCGGCGCGCTGAGCCAGCGCATCCGGGCCGGGACACTCGTCGCCGAGCGGCGCTGGACGCTCAAGCTCGATAACGGCATGGATGTGCGCCTGCCTGAGGACGAGCCGGTCGAAGCGTTGCAGCGGCTCGCGCGCCTCGATGCCGAGCATGACCTTCTTGAAAAGGACGTGATCGCCATTGATCTGCGCATGCCGGATCGTGTGGTCGTGCGGCTGACGGCGGAATCGTGGTCCGCCTATGAGGCGGAGATGCGCAAGCGTCCCCTGCGGGGTCGGGAGGTGCGCACATGA
- a CDS encoding D-alanine--D-alanine ligase, with the protein MMKHVVVLMGGWSAEREVSLKSGAACADALEGEGYRVTRLDVTPDIASTLATLQPDIAFNALHGPMGEDGRIQGLLEYLRIRYTHSGVLASALAMDKVKAKTVMAAAGVPVPVGKVVNRFAVAKTHVLQPPYVIKPIAEGSSFGVIIVRDEARPPPQELSGTDWSFGDEVLAEQYVAGRELTCAVMGDTALDIIEIKPATGGFYDYDAKYAKGGSIHVLPAEIKPNIYQHIQQLALTAHQSLGCRGVSRTDFRYDDGPGGTGLLVALEVNTQPGMTETSLVPEIAAHKGISFGELVRWMVEDASLNR; encoded by the coding sequence GTGATGAAACATGTCGTGGTCTTGATGGGCGGCTGGTCCGCCGAGCGGGAGGTCAGCCTGAAGAGCGGGGCCGCCTGCGCCGATGCGCTGGAGGGCGAGGGCTACCGGGTGACGCGGCTCGATGTCACGCCCGACATCGCCTCCACGCTCGCGACATTGCAGCCCGATATCGCCTTCAACGCCCTGCACGGGCCGATGGGCGAGGACGGACGCATCCAGGGCCTGCTCGAATATCTGCGCATTCGCTACACGCATTCCGGGGTGCTCGCCTCGGCTCTGGCCATGGACAAGGTCAAGGCCAAGACCGTGATGGCGGCTGCCGGCGTGCCAGTTCCCGTGGGGAAAGTCGTTAACCGGTTCGCCGTGGCGAAAACGCATGTGCTGCAGCCGCCCTATGTGATCAAGCCGATCGCCGAGGGCTCGTCATTCGGGGTCATCATCGTACGCGACGAAGCCCGTCCGCCGCCGCAGGAACTGAGCGGAACGGATTGGAGCTTCGGCGATGAAGTGCTTGCGGAGCAATATGTTGCGGGCCGGGAACTGACCTGCGCGGTGATGGGGGACACAGCCCTCGACATCATCGAGATCAAGCCCGCGACGGGTGGCTTCTACGACTACGACGCGAAATATGCGAAAGGCGGCTCGATCCACGTCCTGCCGGCGGAAATTAAACCGAATATTTACCAACACATTCAACAGTTGGCGTTAACGGCGCATCAATCTCTCGGGTGCCGCGGGGTGAGTCGCACAGACTTCCGATATGATGACGGGCCGGGCGGAACCGGCCTTCTCGTCGCTCTGGAAGTCAACACGCAGCCCGGCATGACCGAGACGAGCCTGGTGCCCGAAATCGCCGCCCACAAGGGCATATCATTTGGTGAGCTTGTACGATGGATGGTCGAGGACGCCAGTTTGAACCGCTGA